The genomic window AGGATGGGGAGAGTGTGTACTTCCTTTTTTTTCACGagattcaaaatttaaaacaaaatacGCTTGTGAACTTAGCATCCAAATTATAAATCGCTTTCATTGAGATCTCAGATTGATAGATTTTGATGAACTCTTTTTTCCATAACTTGTACTTCGAAAGATAACAAACTTGTGCTGCCCACTATAACATACATGTAATCCACAGGGTAACATACTTGTACTCCTCCGGGAGCTAGTGTAATCCCATGCAGTGTAAGTTGCTCTCCACACGTAGTGCACCATGTGCTTCGTTGTGGAGCATGCCTATATTGCACGCGATAAGTACATAAAGCACACATGTGATGCACGTGTCATAGCACATATGTTGTAGCCTTGTAGCTACCGTCTATACCATAATACACGTGATGCAAGCGATATAGTACATGTGCCGCGGGTGGTACAACACGCTCGCTACGGTGCGCCACAGTGGTGGTACAATGCGAAACGAGAAGAAAAATAGAAACGAAAAAACTAGAAGCACTACCACCTAGGGAAGCAACATGTGTGGCTCTCCCGTGCGCCATGCTTCGCCGAAAGTGACCCAACTGTTGGGACGCCCCCAAATTAGTTGCTCCCAACATATCATAGAAGAGCTATAATGGGTaggaacataagctagtaacttacatatttccctagactatgttactatcaccatagtgggtaggaacatctatgtagtgtcatgcaacgatgtatttattaagttatagactcattgttttttggagtgtgtgatgttccggtaacttagctagttaccacaagcacctctctcttcattaaatacgtgccacataagcaaagttgtattggagtgtgtgatgttactcctaagtttctccccactgtgaccagcctaaAGTGAGATATGGGTTGATATAACACCTGAAATATACATTACCGGATAAATTAACTCATTGGGTGTTGGATACGATGGCGACTAACGGTTCTCTGTACATGTCTACGTGGGCACTCAGCTCTTACTCAGGCCTCGGTTCACCTTTTCCCTACAATTTTTGTTCAAAGGGCTGGTTTGATTTTACTACATTTTTTATTTGTTTTACAAAACTAGAACaatgcatgtgcgttgcaacggggtatAAATATTTTAGTatgttagcttgtgatttacctgtcaataataatatgattgtgtaaataaatgttcatcaaattacggtcgtgaattaccttatattttgctcagaagtttggtaagtaaattaaagtggaattggttcagaatgtaagtaaattaaggtgattgattattaCATACATGAAGGTTGGACGAAGGAGTggtgggaagaaaggtgaaatgagaaccttacgttctttttaagtagtagagatggAGATTTGAAAATGTTGGTCCCACATCTGGTTGTTCCCGATGTAATGATTTTCTCACTTAATATATATTCCAAATATTTTGGATTAAAACCCGTCAGGTGTTTTTCAAGTTGACATGGCATAGATTTAGGTGGTTCTGAGCTAAGTAAATATTGATTAGCACTTTGGCATCATTTTAACTGACCCGGTTGCCACCACCTTCCTGGAGTCCACCTGCATTCGTCCAATAGCTCAGATCCGACGAGTTTTTTCCTTGAGTCAAATGGTCCTATGGACGACATTGTGGTCGGCATTATGGAACCGACAATGACACACATGATGGTGATGAGAGAGATATTAGATGTCACCCTTGTCGTGCCTGGACCCCTATTCCTAGCGTAAAACATTTTTGGATGTGATGAAGAACGGGATTTCTATCATTGATATCACTTCCAGTGGCACCCGGTGACATGCCCAAGGGTGACATCTCCTCTAACTACACCCGACGCCTGCCCAGCGGGACGAAACTAGTCACGGGGAATCTGTTGGGTACGTTTAGGGCCAGTTCGGAGACTCTCCACTCCCTAAGTCCGCTTTGGGAGTTGATGGAGCTGTAGCTAAAATTGACTGAGCGGAGAAAAAGGAGCTCCACGGATTTTGAGATTTCAGGGAGCTGGAGGACTGCCGAACACCACCTTCTCATCGTTTGGTCAAATGACGAATAAATGTCAATACGAACTTAACCTATGCCTTGTGTGGGGGAGAAGCGCCCAAGAGTGATTAATCCGGTATTTGTATATTTCAGGTTCTTCACCAGACCAGTTTTCACTTCAGAGGTTAGCGCTCCACTCAGATATATTCCGAGGTGGATAGTATACTTACCTCCTAGAAAAGCTCTCGTCATCGGTGAAGGCagtctttgcctttcttttttaatATATTCGAAAAAAGAAGAAGCTCTCTTCATGGCCTGGATACTCATTACTCGCACAAACAACCCAACCATAGTACTTGCAATTAGTCACGCTAGTCACATGATAACGAAGCCATATTTCTCAAGTGACATCATAAACATACATCATGATAAGTATATCCTAGCTTCTGCAGTAGAGCATCATTGTTGTGTTCAGACTCTTCATTCGACAATACAGCAGCAAAACAAAAAGAAAGACCGTATACGCGCGCTCGTGTAATATTTtacagtatgtatgtatgtatgtatgtactcGACATGGCAGGTGGACGCGGTGATCCTCCAGCTCCATCAGCACCCCACGCGTTGGCGCGCCTACGCACGTACACAGAGACCGGCCCGTGTCATTTCCTGCCGGACAAAACACAGAGAGAAAAAACTTTCAGTGCTCAGATGATATCCGGACCAGTAGCAATACCGTTCAGTGACTACGATGGACTCATCCTTTTCCGGATTTTGAGCCTGAAACGATTGAGTCGCCGGGATACGGACCAGATCTTGAGCGACTCCTTCCAGGCCCCATGCTTCATGCAGTGCGCGTAGATCTTGTCCAGCCGGACGATCATCTCCGAGAAGGTCGGCCGCGCCATCGGGTGCGTCTCCCAGCACTCCTCGATCAGCCTGCATTGCGTATACCCAGGGCAGAAGAAGGTTTCTAGTTCATTGTGGTCGCTAGTTGTGATCTAGTGagcatttttttttcgaaaaaaaaaactgATCTAGTGAACTTAAAAGTGTCTTCAGGTTCAGAAGCAAACTCACCCTTTGAAGTCTGAAGGGTATCCCTTGAGCTTGTTCTTCAGCGACGGCCGCATCCCCTCGCCTCGGGCTATGACGGTTGTGGATTCCATGTTGGGTAGTCCTTCAACCATCTGATGATCACATCCAGTCAGACCAAAAAAGATCCGAGTTGATGATCACAGGGACGATTAAGTTATCAAGTCTGAAACCCAGGTAATGTTCTCTGCTCTGCTTTGTGCGCACTGCACCGTAACTGCACATGGAACAGAAAGCTGTACTGACCTCGTAAAGGATGAAGCCGAATGCGTACGCGTCGACGCTCATGTCGAACACCTCGTTTCTGTGCATCTCAGGCGCAGTGTAGTAACCTAGGTTACAGAAGAGCACGATTGAGTTTGTCAGAAGAAGCACTATCTGAAATGATTCTCGTTTATATTTTGTTGCTGACAGTGGACTCACTGAAGgtgtcgacgatggcctcgtggttCATCAGCTTCACCTTGTCAGGAGCCATCTTGGACAGCCTCATCAGCCCGAACCCCCCGACCTTCATTAGGCCTCCATTATCCAGGAAGATATTTCTGGCACCTTACCAAGATTCAAATAGTAAAGTACGGCACAACCATGACAATTCTATTTTGCTGCATCATCCAAATATGCGCGCGCGGCGTGTTTACGATTCCAAGAAAATGCAAGCAAGAGAACAGACAAGACCAGGTTGCTTCATTTCCTCATCTTACTTTGGCTTTAGGTCGCAGTGGATGATGGGGTCTGGTTTGCACTGATGCAGATAAGTCATGCCCCTGAACATCGAGAGTCAGCCGCGACGAGAACAAATAAGATCATTAGCACTGATGCACATTTCGGCATGGAGCTTCGTCTTTTGTTCGAATGAAGAACAATATGACACATGTTTCAATTTCCAAAGATTGATCTTCTCTTGGGATCAGTAGATATACCTGGCAATGTCAAGGGCATATCTCAGCACCTTATGGCCATTCAGCCTTCCTTTCCTCTGAATAAGGCTTCCTAAATCAGCCTGCGTTTCAGAATAACTGCATGTCTTAGTCCATCTAAGGATATAGGTATGTAAGCTAGATATAATGGCTTAAGTAAGAGTCTAATTTTGACATTCTTAATACATTTGCATGGTATTCAGAAACAATCATCATGGGTATGTTCTGCGTGACGGCTCCGATGAACTGGACGACGTTCGGGTGCCGGACCTTCTCGAACACCGTCAGCTCATGCCTGAAAGAGTTTCTGTAACAAATGAAAAAAACAACAACATGATTGTTAGATAAATAAATTGGTTGGGCTCTTTAGGGTGAAGAATTGAGGATTGAGGTCTGCATCTCACATGGCTTCCTGATCGGAGTAGGTTTCTCTGTCCACTATTTTAACGCAGACCTTGGTTCCGTTCCATTTTGCAACTTGGTACGTGCCCTGTTCGACGCGCACACCGTTAATTTCCCCTCTTATTTTTTCACTAGCTTCATGTTATTTCTGTTAGCTGAGAAAAGAAAATGGAAAGAAAACAAATTGCACTACCTTGAGCACTTCGTCCCCTTTCCGGAACTGGAGCTCGCCGGGGTTCAACTCGTACTCGGGTATCTCCCCGGGGTTCGACACCATCATCGGTGTCCTCCTGTTTCTCTGCAAATTACAGACGTTCAAAGACAGAGACCAGCACATGAACCATGAATCCATCGATCAAACAAATCAAAGAGACAGTTGATGTGATAGAAAGACAGATATATACCGGGGCCTTTCCACCATAGGATTTCAGAAGATCATAGATGTCCATGTGGCCGTAACACTTGGAATCGGCCACAGCCTACATATACATGATCAGAGAAACGAATGAGACATCGATCGTCTGATGCCNNNNNNNNNNNNNNNNNNNNNNNNNNNNNNNNNNNNNNNNNNNNNNNNNNNNNNNNNNNNNNNNNNNNNNNNNNNNNNNNNNNNNNNNNNNNNNNNNNNNNNNNNNNNNNNNNNNNNNNNNNNNNNNNNNNNNNNNNNNNNNNNNNNNNNNNNNNNNNNNNNNNNNNNNNNNNNNNNNNNNNNNNNNNNNNNNNNNNNNNNNNNNNNGTGGGATTATTTGGATGAACTGATGAACTCGAATGGTTGATGACTGACCGTGCTGCCCCATCGGTCGCGGGCGTCGATGTTGGCCTGCCAGTCGAGCAGCACGCGGACGACCTCGCGGTGGCCCTCGCAGGCGGCAACGTGCAGCGCGGTGCGGCCGTCGAGGTTGATGCTGTTGACGTCGACGCCGCCGCGGAGCAGCGCCTCGACGCCGTGCgcgtcgccctggcaggcgaggaAGAGCATCTGCATGGTGGAGTCGAGGTTGTCCGGCAGGGCGAGCTCCTGCTCGGCCACGGCGCCGACGGGGCTCTGGCTCCGGCCGCGGCGCCGGTTGGGGTCCATGGACGACTGCCGCCCGAACAGGAACCGGTTCCCGCCGCGCCCCGAGCGGGGGGACGACTCCAGCGACGACTGCCGCCGGAGCTCCCCCGACGGGCCCTGCGTCAGGGACCCCGACGACGCCTGCCGCTGCAGCGTCACCTTCGCGCCGGGCTCCATCTGACTCAGCTCCTCCTCCATCAAGCGAGCTGCCAAGCTAGCTGGTGTTCCCTTTCGCTCAGGCGCGAGTCACGAGCAGGGGCGTCCGGGAGAGGCAGGCGTGATGGATGGATCGATCGTGGTGTCGGCGGCGGATTGGGGTCCCCGAGGCACGAGGGGGTGCGCCGGAGAGCCCCGCGGAGATGGAGAGAGCTTCGGTGGTGGGCTGGGGTGGGGCGCAGAATGAGGAGGGAAGAAGtggaggaggagaggagatgggaTGAGAAGACGGGAGGAGGGGGAAGGGTGGAGTGGACGGAAGGCCTTGCTTCCCGGAGGAGGCCAAGGAAGTTGTTAAAGTTAGCGCGGGCAGGAAGCATGGGATGGAGCCTTTTTGGCGCGTGTTTTTAAAATGCCGTTGGGAGTGGGAGTGCTAACCGTCGCTGTCCGGAAACGGGGGTAGTCAGcgcatgtacaatggtggcatatgaaTACAGATGCCTCATAACAAAAAGTAGTTTGAGGcatctatatttattttttctcccTAATGCAAGCTACCACAAGTGGGCTTcattaagaaatagaaaataaagacttTAGTACATATGCATCTCTACTTTTTACTTCATGCATCTCTACTTTTTACTTCAATATTTTCAGCTTTTGACACTGGATCACACGTTTTTCTCCTGAAGCACCCATCTCATGgagaggatcccgcttccctatctgaatatactttacgtcatatccgatcATACATGGCATGCGAGACATCACCCTGGGGCTATCAGAACCGAGCAGGAAAGCAACTAGTGTCTCTTTCGAGTTATGATCTAATTCCAGCCTGGAATTGTgacaaaaattaagaaaaaaaagtGGACAAAAATATATAAAAGTAGGATGAATGTTCTTGGGAGCCGACGAAGTAACCCCTGCGTCGCCCTCCTCTGAAAACACGGGGGGTGATACCCTACCTTGCGATGCCgccttcctcctctcttctcccaTGTCTCGCCACCGCCTGAGGCGCCGCTGGCGAAGCCCGGTCAGGCGAGGCGATGAGGCGTTTCTCACGGGCGACTTCTCTCCCATCCGTGCATGGTGATTGGGGTGGGGACTCACGATGGGTCAGCGGGGATGGGGGCCTGGGCAGCGGCAGTCCTCGATGGGCGGCTCGTGTGTGACGGCGGAGCTGGAGAAGATCTAGCGCATGGCCTTGAGGCGCTGATGATAGTAACAATGGTATACTGATGATACTCATCACTGCTTGGATCAAATCGACCGGAGGTGATTCGAATTGAATCGAAGCAACCGCAAAAAAACCTAACCGCACCGAAAATCAAATTTGTATAAGAGAGTGCTATACTTGCCGCCTGCATTGGAGTGGGTGctgccggaggtggaggtggagcagacGTCGATAGTCCAAACAATAGCGGCAACAATGGCCAGGCCGCCACGAATGTGCCGGCGGCCGCAACCGATGCCCCTGCCATTGCCACAGCAATCATCACTGCCCCCGCATTCGTCGTATCAGCCGCAACAGCCGGCGTACCATAGGATTGGGCGGGACGAGTGAAGAAAACCCTCATGGGGGAGTGAGAATCCCCAGCCCGACCAAAGCCTATGTGCCTGCACCACCGGAACATGGCGCTGCCGCCAAAGAACTGTCGGGCGCCATAGGCATGGGAATGAACGCAGATTGGTGGTCGATGGCCATGGACAGCGGCTTGGTGCagaaggggtgtcggtgtcaaaaccggcggatctcgggtagggggtcccgaactgtgcgtctaggcggatggtaacaggagacgagggacacgatgtttttacccaggttcgggccctcttgatggaggtaaaaccctacgtcctgcttgattaatattgatgatgtgggttacaagagtagatctaccacgagatcaaggaggctaaaccctagaagctagcctatggtatgattgttgttgtatatatctctatcgactagcctggcctcggtttatataatgcaccagaggcctaggataacaagagtcctagccgaatatgccggtgggggaggagtccttgtcttgatcgccaagtcttgtgaaatcttccttgtatgcggcaactgtccggactggcccatgagtatacggccatggggattctcggcccaatccaactgatcggaagacgacgtggtgagtaccccctagtccaggacaccatcagtagccccctgaaccggtcttcaagttggggacgctcctcgattcttccgaactgttcttcatcttcggtcgtcggtcttgaaaactggttcaacaaatcttctcatcttcgatcttgaggatcgccgaaatgcattcgacgagtttacacgtcgggtatccgaggagcccctttaagtttccggcctttatcaatgccttgttatttttatgccacacctcgggtttgaagttgttcccgggcggcaacgtcctcttgtgtccgagctccaacgccggactgcattcaaggtatcttttgcagccgagcaccaatgccggactgcttcccagctctaacgccggactatgtatccgagctccaacgccggacggtatccgagctccaacgccggactatgtatccgagttccaacgccggactgtatctgaggtgtcgtaaatcaccttggttcaaagaagtttgaaggagtttagccgagcttaatgccggaagtgccctctatggagccaaccactAGCGCTCGAGCTTTAcaccggactgcttctgaggtggtgcaccaccccgaatgtgggcctatttttgtcaatatttttgattggtgccagtagccctcaaggtgggtatcggtctaaaatccgagatgcacacgaaggatgacataagaccgctgatccccgtagccgctgagactcatgttgatttgtaaaatcggtctgaggatcaagtcctagctcggcagaatactttgggatACAAAAAGCGGCGTGATcggtcctcgagactcaggttgggtgcagccgaccaacctgaggatcaaaatctcctcgtaaactatattgcacttaaaattttctgcatagaacaggcaatgcagtagtccccgagacactggtcggatggcaacaccagatcaggggatcgatgtgcccttttaatatttgtaaataataagaccgaagcccagtagcccccgagccttaatgcgggcacgggaggccgaattaaggatcgatatccatagtaaaatcacaaattatgtgtaatgactctatgtatccaagtactttacgtcattaatgctcggatccgcattgtacaaaactttgttgaccgaccatcggcttccacctcctcggccaatagccgaggagtgtttgtcctactttataaagcctttatgagggcaaagatttacaataAACAAGTCAATCTGgacatacggttttataaacaaaggtacgcggagagacatgttgtattactgtttaacagaagaaatgtctttcaaagaaaatagtcccgctatcggttcctttctttgggttgtcatgctaagcatgatcacgaaacctcagctccaatgtaagagcaaaatatcgaggatttagtttgggaggccagttaatagcccccggtagtgttcggcgacagtcgaggtcaagccgtaaacacttcgaccattgttatgaatggcccgtcatttaacgctgtcatcggatcgccgaccagtttacgcgtattgtgacagtcagttttcggctttctccactgaggtgcttaaccatgtgagctggaagcacaattgcagtggttctccctttgcacacctagccgaacaaagcggaacataggagacaagcgcaggagccgggcaacccaactattgaccgatgacacaattcgaaaccgatgcatatatagcaatatccgagaatgtttttgccgaatctctaaaggtgtccggcgttgcactgcgagacttgtgctgaaaacacacaaatagtttaaacgtgccatgggctcgaaaagccaaaaaaacttattcaaaaaggttaatgtccgaactagatcaagtgttcggcgccaattcgaaaattggactttaggaaaaaaaggtgcttctgccgtgctttaacatgacacatcctctctcaaaacttcaagcgggtcagcctacggcttcaacctcctatcgcgaaggcggagtacttcttactaggccagtttagcaaactaaactctagcggctttgagagagaaattaggctccccggctagtgaccgcacacttgtgtcgaaaaaaggagggataaataataataaaaacattGCAACGAcgaagaagaaaaacacttatcatcaaacggctcatataaatttaagagcccccaagtgacttgggtaaaagaatgattgcatgtaccggagtacttatatcatatctatgttcaaccgaactttaaacgcgtcttaaccgaccttcggcttctccctcttcggtcaaggaccgaaaagtgttatgtactccatctgtcgagaatatcgacggtgttttcaataaccaggcaatcaggccataatgctgtaacagacaaagcgcgctcaggaaacttatgctatattactgcgaagagtaagaagcatcttcgaagaaaatagtacccccaccgatacctttcttcggtgctcattgttattatgagacttgtgcaatagattttttgtactcatgagttccgttgtgtgccgaccatgattgaaaacaataagagcgctagctttcggcttcacccagtctgaggtccggctcggttgacccgatcgtgacaatcacagaggtgctccctttactccctagccgaacaatcgggaacgtaggggtaagcacaggagccaggcaacccagcttgcaaattgcttaagtcaatatggtgcatattgtggcgtaatacacgaacaaggaacgaagccgtacaagtataaccatatgcaagagaaaaaagcttcatgaaggaagcccccaagtaaatggggtatttgaatttgcgcgtcacaaacaaagtttggacaagggaatttttacaagcaacttttttccaaaaaagtataatgcttggctgagtcaaacacaagttaaaaatttaaaactttgagcatgaagacaacttagctggttaatgtgttcggtattgatgacacggtccgagcttgatgcgggacaaggttccttccccgagccggtcccgaggtggcggagcaaagagctcgacactccgaagtggtgacatagcacgaccaATGCAGGACGACAGGGTGATGCCGAATTCCCCGACATGGgataatgaagtgttgacgaaggcccccgtccagccgaggtgacgccaaaggatatagtccggctggatcattttcatgtgcacaaaaaatagtgcaaaccggagataatagtaataataataaaaataaaaaaattcgttgcataataaataatttatgcaaagtgagtaataaataaaatatggcctggcgccgaagtcaatgtcgatgcagggcggcagcGTGATGCGGTAagggcatggcaaggcctgaattcacaggtcggtttgagctccggatgcggcgttcgccggactatgtacggaaactgaccgaaccaccgtgcgacctcgttaatgcggccaccatttgatagacctggcttatttgttgtatcaatccgaagaaaggtgattcccaaaattgggactcgatcagcacacctatcgcctgatgggcgataaagcaacggcatggcgatgctggcaaaggttggctcgccgaggcaaagccctcggtccagctaacgtggcggagctggtcggccagcgatgctgaagtctccggagtaggttgatgaag from Triticum aestivum cultivar Chinese Spring chromosome 3B, IWGSC CS RefSeq v2.1, whole genome shotgun sequence includes these protein-coding regions:
- the LOC123066070 gene encoding integrin-linked protein kinase 1 isoform X2 gives rise to the protein MEEELSQMEPGAKVTLQRQASSGSLTQGPSGELRRQSSLESSPRSGRGGNRFLFGRQSSMDPNRRRGRSQSPVGAVAEQELALPDNLDSTMQMLFLACQGDAHGVEALLRGGVDVNSINLDGRTALHVAACEGHREVVRVLLDWQANIDARDRWGSTAVADSKCYGHMDIYDLLKSYGGKAPRNRRTPMMVSNPGEIPEYELNPGELQFRKGDEVLKGTYQVAKWNGTKVCVKIVDRETYSDQEAINSFRHELTVFEKVRHPNVVQFIGAVTQNIPMMIVSEYHANADLGSLIQRKGRLNGHKVLRYALDIARGMTYLHQCKPDPIIHCDLKPKNIFLDNGGLMKVGGFGLMRLSKMAPDKVKLMNHEAIVDTFSYYTAPEMHRNEVFDMSVDAYAFGFILYEMVEGLPNMESTTVIARGEGMRPSLKNKLKGYPSDFKGLIEECWETHPMARPTFSEMIVRLDKIYAHCMKHGAWKESLKIWK
- the LOC123066070 gene encoding integrin-linked protein kinase 1 isoform X1, which encodes MEEELSQMEPGAKVTLQRQASSGSLTQGPSGELRRQSSLESSPRSGRGGNRFLFGRQSSMDPNRRRGRSQSPVGAVAEQELALPDNLDSTMQMLFLACQGDAHGVEALLRGGVDVNSINLDGRTALHVAACEGHREVVRVLLDWQANIDARDRWGSTAVADSKCYGHMDIYDLLKSYGGKAPRNRRTPMMVSNPGEIPEYELNPGELQFRKGDEVLKGTYQVAKWNGTKVCVKIVDRETYSDQEAINSFRHELTVFEKVRHPNVVQFIGAVTQNIPMMIVSEYHANADLGSLIQRKGRLNGHKVLRYALDIARGMTYLHQCKPDPIIHCDLKPKNIFLDNGGLMKVGGFGLMRLSKMAPDKVKLMNHEAIVDTFSYYTAPEMHRNEVFDMSVDAYAFGFILYEMVEGLPNMESTTVIARGEGMRPSLKNKLKGYPSDFKGLIEECWETHPMARPTFSEMIVRLDKIYAHCMKHGAWKESLKIWSVSRRLNRFRLKIRKRMSPS